In Candidatus Jettenia caeni, a single window of DNA contains:
- a CDS encoding short chain isoprenyl diphosphate synthase yields the protein MPIDESIKTYGAKIDQLLQELIPPHKKNYLSEPIWHHLYTGGKRVRPAICLITCEALGGNTKDAIPFALAVEAMHNMFLMHDDIEDGDTIRRDQPTVWMKYGIAHAINAGDYLLACAYKSILASSVSLEKKIKLLQVLTLTYGKTVEGQAIDIGARASEDFSVDNYMQMVELKTGYYLACGMVGGAIVSGASEEVVEKIWMLGKTMGPAFQIRDDLIDMTHGKGRGGVIGSDVKEGKASFLYSYTLQVACTDDKKCLRDIMLKPRDETTDNDIKWVLDIYKKYHAIQYAQDYAEDLVKQAYKTIDEIPVENKTVFKEIASFMAQRMS from the coding sequence ATGCCGATCGATGAATCAATTAAAACCTATGGTGCGAAAATAGACCAATTATTACAGGAGTTAATACCCCCTCATAAAAAAAATTATTTAAGCGAGCCTATATGGCATCACCTGTACACAGGAGGGAAAAGGGTGAGACCTGCCATATGCTTAATTACCTGTGAGGCATTGGGGGGAAATACAAAAGATGCAATACCCTTTGCTCTTGCCGTCGAGGCTATGCATAATATGTTTCTTATGCACGATGATATTGAAGACGGGGATACGATACGGCGCGATCAGCCTACCGTGTGGATGAAATACGGTATAGCTCATGCGATAAACGCAGGAGATTATCTTCTCGCCTGCGCGTATAAAAGCATCCTGGCGAGTTCCGTATCGTTGGAAAAAAAGATAAAATTATTACAGGTGCTCACGTTGACTTATGGGAAAACGGTCGAGGGCCAGGCAATAGATATTGGCGCAAGGGCATCGGAGGATTTTTCGGTCGATAACTACATGCAAATGGTCGAGCTTAAGACGGGGTATTATCTTGCTTGTGGTATGGTCGGCGGGGCTATAGTATCGGGTGCTTCAGAAGAGGTTGTTGAAAAGATATGGATGTTGGGGAAGACAATGGGACCAGCGTTTCAAATCCGTGATGATCTCATTGATATGACTCATGGAAAGGGACGGGGAGGGGTGATCGGCTCCGATGTGAAAGAAGGCAAGGCAAGCTTTTTATATTCCTATACATTGCAAGTTGCTTGTACGGATGATAAAAAATGCTTGCGCGATATTATGTTAAAACCCAGAGATGAAACAACCGATAACGATATAAAATGGGTGCTGGATATATACAAAAAATATCATGCTATACAATATGCTCAGGATTATGCGGAAGATCTCGTAAAACAGGCTTATAAGACTATTGATGAGATTCCTGTTGAAAACAAAACAGTATTTAAAGAAATTGCATCTTTCATGGCGCAGCGAATGTCCTAG
- a CDS encoding translation elongation factor P, translated as MVSATEIKRGTVIKMDGELYLVVDYQHVTPGNWRGMVQAKLKSLKQGSVVQKRFRSTDKLEDVFLEHRTMEYLYKDGENYCFMDTENYEQILLPKEAVEDAIPYMTLNSQAKIAFYEGKAISVELPTSVVLKITETDPGKKGDTVVNVYKPAKLETGLVVKVPLFINSGERIKVDTRTGEFLGRE; from the coding sequence TTGGTAAGCGCTACAGAAATTAAAAGGGGCACCGTGATTAAAATGGACGGTGAATTATACCTCGTAGTTGACTATCAGCACGTGACCCCTGGAAACTGGCGGGGTATGGTACAGGCCAAATTAAAGAGTCTAAAGCAGGGGAGTGTGGTTCAGAAGAGGTTTCGGTCTACCGATAAACTGGAAGATGTATTCCTGGAGCATCGCACGATGGAATATCTTTATAAAGATGGTGAAAATTATTGCTTTATGGATACAGAAAATTATGAGCAAATATTATTACCGAAAGAAGCAGTAGAAGATGCCATTCCTTATATGACCTTAAACAGCCAGGCAAAGATAGCTTTTTATGAGGGTAAAGCTATTTCCGTAGAATTGCCAACATCAGTTGTTTTAAAAATTACCGAAACAGATCCTGGTAAAAAAGGGGACACGGTAGTGAATGTCTATAAGCCTGCAAAGTTAGAGACGGGACTTGTCGTAAAGGTCCCGTTATTTATCAACAGTGGTGAGAGAATTAAAGTAGATACAAGGACGGGTGAATTTCTCGGACGGGAATAG
- a CDS encoding putative coproporphyrinogen, with the protein MQQRGEEDRGFAFNALLVLHDTMTSKKHILPTALYIHIPFCAKKCNYCDFNSMVSESRVVDRYLHALSKELDTLASQYTFTTIYIGGGTPSLLSEIQLERLLRSVIRYNATSQTQEYTVEANPGTLTANKVRLLKEYTVNRISLGIQSFQDRQLQFLGRIHSGDDARNVFTLLRSAGFKNINIDLIFGCPEQTPDDWKKDLEIAIALNPEHISTYALTYEGETPLTRDLKNEVIRKLDEYTELEMYKTAIEYLTLNGYNHYEISNFAKSGYECSHNHVYWRNTSYVGVGAGAHSFIDGMRMSNEKDVFRYIHGMHENKEVKSFRECLPQDHFVSETVIMALRLRQGITNTDFYERFGSTIQDQFGDTISILRKAGLVSYDDERLKLTEKGLFVADTVMAEFIYI; encoded by the coding sequence ATGCAGCAACGCGGAGAGGAAGACAGAGGGTTCGCTTTTAATGCGCTTCTCGTTTTACATGATACGATGACATCTAAAAAACATATTCTTCCCACCGCCCTTTATATACATATCCCATTTTGCGCAAAAAAGTGTAACTACTGTGATTTTAATTCAATGGTATCGGAATCGCGCGTAGTTGACCGCTACCTTCACGCCCTTAGCAAGGAATTAGATACCTTAGCATCCCAATATACATTTACTACTATCTATATAGGGGGGGGGACACCAAGCCTCTTATCTGAAATCCAATTGGAAAGACTCCTTCGCAGCGTCATCCGTTATAATGCAACATCTCAAACACAGGAGTATACTGTTGAAGCTAACCCGGGTACACTGACGGCAAATAAGGTAAGATTGTTAAAGGAGTATACAGTGAACCGTATAAGTCTGGGTATACAGTCATTTCAGGATAGACAGTTACAATTCCTCGGCCGTATCCATTCAGGCGATGATGCCAGAAACGTCTTTACCTTGTTAAGAAGTGCAGGTTTTAAAAATATTAATATCGATTTAATATTTGGATGTCCGGAACAGACCCCTGATGACTGGAAGAAAGATTTAGAAATTGCAATTGCATTGAACCCCGAACATATATCGACGTATGCCCTTACCTATGAGGGGGAAACGCCACTTACCAGGGATTTAAAGAATGAGGTTATTCGTAAACTGGATGAATACACAGAGCTAGAGATGTACAAAACGGCCATAGAGTATTTAACCCTGAATGGTTATAACCACTATGAGATCTCAAACTTTGCAAAGAGCGGATATGAATGCTCTCACAATCATGTGTATTGGAGGAATACAAGCTATGTGGGTGTGGGGGCAGGGGCGCACTCTTTTATCGATGGCATGAGGATGTCGAACGAAAAAGATGTGTTTCGTTATATTCATGGAATGCATGAGAATAAAGAGGTAAAATCCTTTCGTGAATGTTTACCGCAAGATCATTTTGTATCTGAAACCGTTATTATGGCCTTACGATTACGGCAAGGCATAACAAATACAGATTTTTATGAGCGGTTTGGCTCTACGATACAGGATCAATTTGGAGATACTATAAGCATATTACGAAAGGCTGGATTGGTAAGTTATGATGATGAGAGATTAAAGCTTACAGAAAAAGGATTATTTGTCGCAGATACCGTAATGGCGGAATTTATATACATTTAG
- a CDS encoding putative dolichyl-phosphate mannose synthase, whose amino-acid sequence MDENRVLVAIPVFNEIDVYDIIQKIKNLSLDIVVIDDGSSDEFRENLMHIEDIHMIIHARNLGYGKTIIDAFTFAINKGYDYVVTIDGDGQHEPEQIPLFLKEIPFYDYDILSGSRYFIPAKIGKEVPKDRYLINKEITKILNCITRFHITDAFCGFKAYKVKKLKALHVTEYGYGMPLQLWIQAWKLGLRVKEIPVKLIYKDPKRNFKGILEDPNTRLRYYKDIIKKELACLQQHNAATRRGRQRVRF is encoded by the coding sequence ATGGATGAAAACAGAGTCCTTGTAGCCATACCTGTCTTTAATGAAATTGATGTGTACGACATCATTCAAAAAATCAAGAACCTTTCTCTTGATATTGTAGTGATAGATGACGGTTCGTCTGATGAGTTCCGAGAAAACTTAATGCATATCGAAGATATACATATGATTATCCATGCAAGAAATCTCGGATATGGCAAGACGATCATAGATGCATTTACCTTTGCAATAAACAAGGGATATGATTATGTAGTAACGATTGACGGCGATGGACAACATGAACCAGAGCAGATACCACTATTTTTAAAGGAAATTCCCTTTTACGACTATGATATTTTATCCGGATCCCGATATTTTATCCCTGCAAAAATAGGAAAAGAGGTTCCCAAAGACCGATATCTCATTAACAAGGAGATTACAAAGATTTTAAATTGTATAACCCGTTTTCATATAACAGATGCATTCTGTGGTTTTAAAGCTTACAAAGTTAAAAAGTTGAAGGCATTGCATGTAACGGAGTATGGATACGGTATGCCATTACAGTTATGGATTCAGGCATGGAAGCTGGGCTTGCGGGTAAAAGAGATACCTGTTAAACTTATTTACAAAGATCCCAAAAGAAATTTTAAAGGTATTTTGGAAGACCCCAATACAAGGTTACGCTATTATAAAGATATTATAAAGAAAGAACTCGCCTGTCTTCAGCAACATAATGCAGCAACGCGGAGAGGAAGACAGAGGGTTCGCTTTTAA
- a CDS encoding methenyltetrahydrofolate cyclohydrolase, translated as MSARIIDGEFVAEKIREPLIEEISMLRKKGIFPRVKAVQVGENAASHLYIQNQKKQCEAMGITYTVDELAADTGEDALVEHIKKLNNDPHVTGIILQIPMPDGLDVKKVLRVIAPHKDVEGVNPANIGELVYGNKKRIVPCTAMAAVELIKSIGVEIRGKEATIVGRSAMVGKPVSLLLLDLSATPTICHSGTKDLSVQTKKADILVAAVGKAELIKGDMIKPGAIVIDVGINHVKEFDVQGNSVMSKNDKPKMKITGDVEFKTAKEVASYITPVPGGVEPVTMVILLRNTVEASKMSVSY; from the coding sequence ATGTCGGCGAGAATCATTGATGGTGAATTTGTTGCTGAAAAGATTCGGGAACCGTTGATTGAAGAGATCAGCATGTTAAGGAAAAAAGGTATCTTTCCCCGGGTAAAAGCTGTTCAGGTGGGTGAAAATGCAGCATCACACCTGTATATCCAAAATCAGAAAAAACAGTGTGAAGCGATGGGCATTACCTACACCGTGGATGAACTGGCAGCCGATACGGGAGAAGATGCCCTCGTTGAACATATAAAAAAATTAAATAACGACCCTCATGTGACAGGAATTATCCTGCAAATACCAATGCCTGATGGCTTGGATGTAAAAAAGGTACTCAGGGTAATTGCCCCTCACAAAGACGTGGAGGGAGTAAATCCTGCCAATATAGGCGAACTTGTTTATGGCAATAAAAAAAGGATTGTACCGTGCACAGCTATGGCAGCCGTAGAACTTATTAAATCGATAGGCGTAGAGATCAGGGGAAAGGAAGCGACAATTGTCGGCCGTAGCGCCATGGTGGGAAAACCGGTTAGTCTACTCTTGTTGGATCTGTCCGCGACACCTACCATATGCCACTCAGGCACGAAAGATCTTTCTGTACAAACGAAAAAGGCTGATATTTTAGTTGCAGCCGTTGGAAAGGCAGAACTTATTAAAGGGGATATGATAAAACCAGGGGCAATTGTGATAGATGTTGGGATTAACCATGTAAAAGAGTTTGATGTACAGGGAAACTCTGTTATGAGTAAAAATGATAAACCGAAGATGAAGATTACCGGCGATGTTGAGTTCAAAACAGCGAAGGAAGTTGCCTCATATATAACACCTGTCCCAGGCGGAGTCGAACCAGTAACCATGGTTATATTATTAAGGAATACTGTGGAAGCATCGAAAATGAGTGTGAGTTATTAA
- a CDS encoding putative hydroxymethylbutenyl pyrophosphate reductase, giving the protein MGVRRAMDTLLDAANEKNGDGKVYTDGPLIHNPQVLEYLEKRGIQIVNGQTDLSKSTVIIRAHGITPGRRKEIEQTGAKVCDATCPHVMRVQSIIKKYAAQGYSTVIVGDKGHAEVIGLLGYAEGKGYVIQELEEIEYLPPMDKVCIVAQTTQDRRMFKEAIDRLKKRYSHCESFETICSSTYKRQDEVINLTKSVDAMIVVGGRGSANTTRLVKICESQGTPTIHVETDAELDLDKLKDYDTVGVTAGASTPNWMIKRVVEKVHSYKVNRYERFLFGIKSIASFFVGSCIFVGLGAASLSYASAALLGIEPRLHFCLIAALFIFSMQVLNHFSNKEAVALNEPVRAKLYEKKQNLFIGLGIAGAVASFVLGFIISKPIFFCIFLASLFGIFYRLEIIPKKLSRIIRYRSLEQIPGSKEIFYGIAWGVSTALIPFLGTRKSFVPSLSIAIAFTFSIAFIRAVVLDIRDIQGDRILGKETIPIAIGKERTKTILIIITALIAILLSASPLLGWTTSLGYYLLPCIAYAYGYQYLFYKRIVFEGLLLETIADFNFILAGIIAFLWKSNYL; this is encoded by the coding sequence ATGGGCGTCCGGAGGGCGATGGACACCCTTTTAGACGCTGCAAATGAAAAAAACGGTGATGGTAAGGTTTACACAGATGGACCCCTCATCCACAATCCGCAGGTACTCGAATATTTAGAAAAAAGAGGGATTCAAATTGTTAATGGGCAGACGGATCTCTCGAAGAGTACGGTTATTATAAGGGCGCATGGTATTACACCCGGCCGCAGAAAAGAGATCGAACAGACGGGCGCAAAGGTCTGTGATGCTACGTGTCCTCATGTAATGAGAGTCCAATCAATCATTAAAAAATATGCTGCACAGGGATATTCAACGGTAATCGTAGGGGATAAGGGGCATGCAGAGGTTATCGGTTTACTGGGGTATGCAGAAGGGAAAGGATACGTTATACAGGAATTAGAAGAAATTGAATATCTTCCGCCTATGGACAAGGTGTGCATTGTAGCCCAGACAACTCAGGACAGACGGATGTTTAAAGAGGCGATAGACAGGCTCAAGAAACGTTATTCTCATTGTGAGTCATTTGAGACTATTTGCAGTTCCACGTATAAACGGCAAGACGAGGTTATCAACCTTACCAAATCTGTGGATGCCATGATTGTTGTTGGCGGAAGAGGAAGCGCCAATACCACACGGCTTGTTAAAATATGCGAGTCTCAGGGGACTCCGACAATTCATGTGGAAACTGATGCAGAGCTGGACCTCGATAAGCTGAAAGATTATGATACCGTCGGTGTAACGGCAGGCGCTTCAACCCCTAACTGGATGATCAAAAGAGTCGTTGAAAAGGTGCATTCATATAAAGTCAACCGATATGAGAGATTCTTATTTGGCATAAAAAGTATTGCCAGTTTTTTTGTTGGAAGTTGTATCTTTGTAGGGCTTGGAGCTGCAAGTCTCAGTTACGCAAGCGCTGCTTTACTGGGAATTGAACCCAGATTACATTTTTGTCTGATTGCAGCGTTATTTATATTCTCCATGCAAGTCCTCAATCACTTCTCCAATAAAGAAGCCGTGGCGCTGAATGAGCCGGTAAGGGCGAAATTATACGAAAAAAAGCAGAATCTTTTCATCGGTCTTGGCATCGCCGGAGCAGTGGCATCTTTTGTTTTAGGATTCATCATCAGCAAACCCATTTTTTTTTGTATTTTCCTTGCCAGCCTCTTTGGCATTTTCTACCGGTTGGAAATAATACCAAAGAAACTATCCCGTATTATCAGGTACAGAAGTCTTGAACAAATACCTGGCTCAAAAGAGATTTTTTACGGGATTGCCTGGGGTGTCAGCACAGCCCTGATACCGTTTCTCGGGACGAGAAAAAGTTTTGTGCCGTCACTTTCCATCGCTATCGCATTTACCTTCAGCATCGCATTTATCAGAGCAGTTGTCCTTGATATACGGGATATCCAGGGTGACCGTATCCTGGGGAAAGAGACGATTCCCATTGCAATCGGAAAGGAACGAACAAAGACGATTCTCATCATCATTACTGCATTAATAGCGATTTTGTTATCCGCAAGCCCGCTTCTTGGATGGACAACCAGCCTGGGATATTACTTACTACCCTGTATTGCTTACGCTTACGGATATCAATATCTATTTTATAAACGTATTGTTTTCGAAGGGTTACTCCTTGAGACTATTGCAGATTTCAACTTTATCTTAGCTGGTATTATTGCTTTTCTATGGAAATCCAATTATCTTTAA
- a CDS encoding putative spermidine synthase, with protein sequence MEKISGSWIEDYFNGYELHKHAFKDVVYQVQSGIQKIIIVDTYNYGRCLILENELQSAEADEFIYHEALVHPSLILHPCPERVLILGGGEGATLRETLRYRAIKKAVMVDIDREMIVCARKHLPSFHAGAFDDSRTELIIEDGRKYLERTQERFDVVIIDVNDPLEEGPSFMLFTLEFYQIIAERLNKGGILLVQSGAASLTENDVFTSICNTLNKVFPHVYPYVTYIPSYALQWGFTMATHNPGNLDITGDEIDTRISSRLTTTLRFYDSITHHALFNLPKYLREDIRKQDRIIRDKEPLTDHYPGISMERS encoded by the coding sequence ATGGAAAAAATATCAGGAAGCTGGATAGAAGATTATTTTAATGGTTACGAACTGCATAAGCATGCCTTCAAGGATGTTGTGTATCAGGTTCAATCCGGGATTCAAAAAATTATTATCGTAGATACGTATAATTATGGAAGATGTCTCATCCTGGAAAATGAACTTCAATCAGCAGAGGCGGATGAGTTTATCTATCATGAGGCGCTCGTGCATCCATCCCTTATTTTACATCCATGTCCGGAACGTGTGCTTATTTTAGGGGGGGGTGAAGGTGCAACTCTCAGAGAAACACTTCGTTACAGGGCGATAAAAAAAGCCGTGATGGTCGATATCGACAGGGAAATGATTGTATGCGCCAGGAAGCATCTTCCTTCATTCCATGCGGGCGCATTCGACGATAGCCGTACAGAGCTTATAATTGAAGACGGCAGAAAATATTTGGAACGGACACAGGAACGATTTGATGTCGTTATTATAGACGTGAATGATCCGTTGGAGGAAGGTCCTTCTTTTATGCTTTTTACCCTGGAATTTTATCAAATTATTGCTGAAAGACTTAATAAGGGTGGCATACTCCTTGTGCAGTCTGGAGCAGCCTCTCTTACCGAGAATGACGTGTTTACCAGTATCTGTAATACCCTTAATAAGGTATTTCCTCACGTATATCCCTATGTTACCTACATTCCTTCTTACGCATTGCAATGGGGGTTTACTATGGCAACGCATAATCCGGGCAACCTGGATATTACAGGTGATGAGATTGATACCAGGATTTCATCAAGGCTCACCACTACACTGCGTTTCTACGATAGTATTACCCATCACGCCCTCTTTAATCTGCCGAAGTATTTACGGGAAGACATCCGGAAACAAGACCGGATAATACGGGACAAAGAGCCACTGACAGACCACTATCCCGGCATTTCAATGGAGAGGTCTTAG
- a CDS encoding S-adenosylmethionine decarboxylase proenzyme, giving the protein MDTLGRHIVLEMWGCCKDVIDDADGIQEILTKATESMKATLVNVVCHRFSPYGVTGVAILAESHISIHTWPEYGYAAADIFICGNTIDPQNAASHIIQAFQAKEISILELKRGNFLTKKIQANISTETNQEL; this is encoded by the coding sequence GTGGATACGTTGGGCAGACATATCGTTCTGGAGATGTGGGGATGTTGTAAGGATGTTATTGATGATGCCGATGGTATACAGGAGATCCTTACCAAAGCTACGGAGTCTATGAAGGCAACTCTGGTGAATGTGGTATGTCACCGGTTTAGTCCCTATGGTGTAACCGGTGTCGCCATACTTGCTGAATCGCATATCTCTATTCATACGTGGCCTGAATATGGATATGCCGCTGCCGACATCTTTATTTGCGGTAATACAATCGACCCGCAAAATGCTGCTTCTCATATAATACAGGCATTCCAGGCAAAAGAGATTTCAATCCTGGAACTAAAAAGGGGAAATTTTTTGACTAAAAAGATACAAGCGAATATATCAACGGAAACGAATCAGGAGCTTTAA
- a CDS encoding UDP-N-acetylmuramate:L-alanine ligase, whose amino-acid sequence MAKKETERFVKEETERLAKERTEEFVKGEMERLRKGRTEGLIKGCPGELVKGDGEDLGRNLALFSYHFVGVGGIGMSAIAQVLKEQGHTVSGSDRNYDKHITPYVFSKLLSQGISLHPQDGSGVNENTHFIVISSAIEEENPDIKKARLLNKKIIKRANLLAEIFNHKYGIAIGGTNGKTTVSSMVSYILDYANLSPTIIIGGCIKNYVDKVHLGNAKTGTSDIIAIEADESDGSIVSYTPQTSVITNVSKDHNTIEEISKMFVTLSENTRKLLILNADCPHLRTIHFKHKNIVTYGLHNGAALSAKNITYKPFQTLFDVNGQSFEIHLPGSYNVSNALAAIAVARSLNIPDSKTSVALKQFRGIQRRMDSIGEVHGIRVIDDYAHNPEKVKAAIQAVKLHYKRIIAIFQPHGYGPANFMKEELVEAFVTALSSQDILFMPEIYYAGGTASKNISSADIIQQVSKAGKKAFFIEKRDDIIPIIEGQTHEGDCILVMGARDYTLTEFCEKILQGLIQKKMLKNYSIQEMKQNRI is encoded by the coding sequence TTGGCAAAGAAGGAGACCGAGAGATTTGTAAAGGAAGAGACGGAGAGGCTTGCAAAAGAGAGGACGGAGGAGTTTGTAAAGGGAGAGATGGAGAGATTAAGAAAGGGGAGAACTGAAGGATTAATAAAGGGGTGTCCAGGAGAATTAGTAAAGGGAGATGGTGAGGATTTGGGGAGGAATTTAGCGTTATTCTCATATCACTTTGTTGGCGTGGGTGGCATTGGCATGAGCGCCATCGCTCAGGTACTGAAGGAACAAGGCCACACGGTTAGTGGTTCCGATAGAAATTATGACAAACACATTACCCCTTATGTATTTTCCAAACTCCTGTCTCAAGGCATTTCACTCCACCCTCAGGACGGTTCGGGTGTTAACGAAAACACACATTTTATCGTTATCTCTTCCGCCATCGAAGAAGAGAATCCGGATATTAAAAAAGCCCGGCTGCTTAACAAAAAGATTATAAAACGCGCTAACCTCCTGGCTGAGATATTTAACCATAAATATGGAATTGCTATCGGAGGAACAAATGGAAAGACTACCGTAAGTTCTATGGTCAGCTATATCCTTGATTATGCCAACCTGTCCCCTACTATTATTATAGGTGGATGTATCAAAAACTATGTTGATAAAGTCCATTTAGGTAATGCAAAAACGGGCACATCAGACATCATTGCCATAGAGGCCGATGAGAGTGATGGCAGTATCGTCTCTTATACACCACAAACATCCGTCATTACGAATGTGTCTAAAGACCACAATACTATCGAAGAGATATCGAAGATGTTTGTAACCCTTTCGGAAAATACCAGGAAACTGCTCATTCTCAATGCCGATTGTCCTCATTTGAGAACGATACATTTTAAGCATAAAAACATCGTTACCTATGGGTTACATAATGGCGCTGCTCTAAGCGCAAAAAATATAACTTATAAACCATTCCAAACCTTGTTTGATGTAAATGGTCAGTCTTTTGAGATACATCTTCCCGGTTCTTATAACGTATCAAACGCACTTGCAGCTATTGCCGTTGCCAGAAGTCTGAATATCCCCGATAGTAAAACATCTGTAGCGCTCAAACAATTCAGGGGTATACAGCGCAGGATGGATAGTATCGGAGAGGTTCATGGAATAAGGGTGATAGACGATTATGCCCACAATCCGGAAAAAGTTAAGGCAGCAATACAGGCAGTAAAATTACACTATAAGCGTATTATCGCTATCTTTCAACCTCACGGTTACGGCCCTGCCAATTTTATGAAGGAAGAACTCGTAGAAGCCTTTGTTACCGCCCTCTCCTCTCAGGATATTCTCTTTATGCCGGAGATATATTATGCTGGCGGCACTGCCAGCAAAAATATCTCTTCTGCTGATATTATTCAGCAGGTAAGCAAAGCCGGTAAAAAAGCCTTTTTTATTGAAAAAAGAGACGATATTATACCAATAATTGAAGGACAGACCCATGAGGGTGATTGTATCCTTGTCATGGGAGCAAGAGACTATACCCTTACTGAATTTTGCGAAAAAATCCTGCAGGGTTTGATACAGAAAAAGATGCTGAAGAATTATAGCATCCAGGAGATGAAACAGAACAGAATATGA
- a CDS encoding cobyrinic acid a,c-diamide synthase: MPCRIEILISLIISYSKKGLMNHMLPDFPRILIAGTHSGVGKTTITLGLMSALMEKGYKVQGFKAGPDYIDPLHHMAVTGRPSRNLDTWLMSRDVCLELFGHAFMDSDIAVIEGVMGLYDGCLDGTEFGSTAHLARILNMPVILVMDAKGMSRSAGAVILGYKHFDREVKIQGVILNRVRSERHYTSLRKSIEENCNIPVLGYLPFDEEIALPERHLGLVPSVEQEFSKSTYRKIGNILSATVDIDVLLSIASAPNSLPAFERTVFREIDKRFHFRIAVASDEAFNFYYQDNLDLLELYGAELTYFSPLYDKYIPADIKGLYIGGGFPELHAALLASNTTMKESIRKAHKKGAIIYGECGGMMYLLEHLVDFKGKTHEMCGILKGATRMENKRQGLGYSNVQAMHDNLLCQKGDVFRAHEFHWSSLHVPEGTSYAYNVSKYGDKTSHPDGLFTDRVLAAYTHVHFATNPNLARHFLQTIERA, encoded by the coding sequence TTGCCCTGCAGAATTGAAATTCTTATCTCCCTGATAATTTCTTACAGTAAAAAAGGACTTATGAATCATATGTTACCTGATTTTCCAAGAATATTAATCGCCGGAACACACAGCGGGGTAGGAAAAACAACTATCACCCTTGGCCTGATGTCTGCACTCATGGAGAAGGGATATAAGGTGCAAGGTTTTAAGGCAGGACCTGACTATATTGATCCCTTACATCATATGGCTGTTACCGGACGTCCCTCCCGCAACCTTGATACATGGCTTATGAGCAGGGATGTTTGTTTGGAATTGTTCGGGCATGCTTTCATGGACTCGGATATAGCTGTGATCGAGGGGGTGATGGGTCTCTACGATGGCTGCCTGGATGGAACGGAGTTCGGAAGCACAGCGCATCTTGCCAGGATATTGAATATGCCCGTAATACTGGTAATGGACGCAAAAGGGATGTCAAGAAGCGCGGGCGCTGTTATCCTGGGATATAAACATTTTGACAGAGAGGTGAAAATCCAGGGTGTGATTTTAAATCGGGTGAGAAGTGAACGTCATTACACTTCTCTCAGGAAATCTATCGAAGAAAATTGCAATATTCCTGTGCTGGGATACCTGCCGTTTGATGAGGAGATAGCATTACCGGAACGTCACCTGGGTCTGGTGCCATCAGTAGAGCAGGAATTCTCAAAGTCAACGTACCGAAAAATTGGAAATATACTGTCGGCTACGGTTGATATTGATGTATTACTCAGTATTGCATCTGCGCCAAACAGCCTCCCTGCATTTGAGAGGACGGTATTCAGGGAAATAGATAAGAGGTTTCATTTCAGGATTGCTGTTGCCTCGGATGAGGCGTTTAATTTTTATTATCAGGATAATCTTGATCTCCTGGAATTGTACGGTGCGGAGCTTACGTACTTCAGTCCCTTGTATGATAAATATATACCCGCTGATATCAAAGGCTTATATATTGGCGGTGGATTTCCGGAACTTCATGCCGCATTGCTTGCTTCGAATACAACAATGAAGGAATCGATACGGAAGGCCCATAAGAAAGGCGCGATCATATATGGAGAATGCGGGGGGATGATGTATCTGCTTGAGCATTTGGTAGATTTTAAAGGGAAAACGCATGAGATGTGCGGGATACTGAAAGGCGCAACGAGGATGGAGAATAAGCGGCAGGGATTAGGCTACAGTAATGTTCAGGCAATGCATGATAATCTTTTGTGTCAAAAGGGCGATGTGTTCAGAGCGCATGAATTTCACTGGTCATCGCTGCATGTGCCCGAAGGTACATCATATGCATACAATGTTTCTAAATATGGTGATAAGACATCACATCCGGATGGCCTCTTTACTGACCGTGTGTTGGCCGCCTACACCCATGTCCACTTTGCAACCAATCCAAATTTAGCACGACATTTTTTGCAAACCATAGAAAGAGCTTAA